One part of the Desulfovibrio desulfuricans genome encodes these proteins:
- a CDS encoding indolepyruvate oxidoreductase subunit beta: MKTQEMQKRMRIFFTGVGGQGTLTATTLLARTALEAGLDVVAGEVHGMAQRGGVVESVMLLGGWRSPKLDYGEADVLLGFEPLETLRALPYLQPGGAIFSSSDALPPLSVSLGKAVYPDMPHIMEKARQVAGQCHFVPCRELGIKAGSVQSGNTVLLSVVCSSGVLPFGVDALEAAIKKFLPAKLQESNLKALELGKAYVNK; encoded by the coding sequence ATGAAGACACAAGAAATGCAGAAGCGGATGCGTATATTCTTTACCGGCGTGGGCGGTCAGGGAACCCTGACGGCCACAACCCTGCTGGCCCGTACGGCTCTGGAAGCCGGACTGGATGTGGTGGCTGGCGAAGTGCACGGCATGGCCCAGCGCGGCGGCGTGGTGGAATCTGTCATGCTGCTTGGCGGCTGGCGTTCCCCCAAGCTGGATTACGGCGAAGCCGATGTGCTGCTTGGCTTTGAACCCCTGGAAACCCTGCGCGCCCTGCCCTATTTGCAGCCCGGCGGCGCAATCTTTTCCAGCAGCGATGCATTGCCGCCCCTCAGCGTTTCGCTGGGCAAGGCAGTGTACCCCGACATGCCGCACATTATGGAAAAGGCCCGTCAGGTTGCGGGGCAGTGCCACTTTGTGCCCTGCCGCGAGCTTGGCATAAAGGCAGGTTCCGTGCAGAGCGGCAACACAGTGCTCCTGAGCGTGGTCTGTTCTTCTGGCGTGCTGCCCTTTGGCGTGGACGCGCTGGAAGCCGCCATCAAAAAATTCCTGCCCGCGAAATTGCAGGAATCCAACCTCAAGGCGCTGGAACTGGGCAAGGCCTACGTGAATAAATAG